DNA from Daphnia pulicaria isolate SC F1-1A chromosome 3, SC_F0-13Bv2, whole genome shotgun sequence:
TATCCTGTCAGACGTATGGAGACTGTTGCAGTGATTTCAACGATATCTGCAATTCTTGCCAGGGACGCTGCTCTGCTGCATATAATAACAAGTGGCCATGCCAATGCAATGTTGACTGTCCATCCTATGGCAATTGCTGCAACGACTATTCGGCCCTTTGCCTTGCAGGTATATAGCCTAATTCTGCTTGGATGTAAATTTAACACAGCTTTCGGACCACGACTGGGATGGGGACACACAAATATGTTAATCGCGAAATTTCGTATGCAATATAACCTATAATTAGCTTATTTTTtgagaaataatttacttgaaaaaaatgaaaattctttaaaaaaataaagttaaaagATGAAACCGTAAGGCTTCGAGGTTTTACATTACACAAACTATCATAACGATAACATAATAACATCATAACTTCATTTTATGATGCACTAATTAATCTGAGACTTTTCTATGTAAGCTGCATTAGTCTGTGCTGTGTGTCTGCTAAAAGGCCAGTGGGAAGTGAACGATCAAAGTTTGTTCTCATCATATTTTATGCTGCATTTGTGTTATCTTGTTGATCATAACGGCCATGAATGTTTGTATCAGTATTTACCATAGATCAACTATAGATTAGTGGTCTTATACGTTTATATTATCCCTGTTAAAAAGACTTAAACTTCAATGTTATAAAATTGTATGAATATGAAACTTTTTTGATTGCAGTTACAACAACCGTTAAAACGACAGTTAGCACTACAACTATCGCAACCACTATTCCTACTACAACTATTTCAACAACTGTTCCTACTACAACAATactcaaaacaacaacaatcacgCCCGTCACCACAACATCCACCACTACCTCTTCTCCAGAATCATTTACTTGCCCTAACGATCTCTTCGGAAAATATCCGAATCCCAATGACTGCAAAACATTTTACGAATGCGCAGCCGGTCAAGCACATTTAATGGTAAgtcttcaatttcttctaAAATATGAGTGCCGTCTAATAATATGGATAATACTACTCTTGTTTTCATTAGAATTGCCCACCTGGCCTTTACTACAATCCGGACTTACAAGTCTGTGACTACCTTGATAATGTTCCTTCTTGTCAATGAAATTGTTCATAGGTTAATTGCTTTGTTACTCTTTTGAAAAGTACATTGAAAATCTCTTTTAGCATAAATCGTTGGTGATTGTTTTTACCAACTAAATAATAAgtaaaaatcataaaatttcCCTTGTTgacttcatttttattttaaatctgaaataatcaacgccaccaaatagaaaaaaaaggaagaataaagatacatttttcctaccttaaagcctgggaaatacagccaggtaTAATCGAATGCTCCATtcgcagaaaagttgaaaggGCGTCCTTgtgaacacacacacgccacaCTCGCATGGGTGTACGCGAGGACAGAGtggatttaaagaaaggggaagaagagatcaAGAGATACGTAAATCGACCGGCATCAgtagtttctccaatcaaaCGGGATGCGGGATATGCTGTTTATCTGAATAAAACATGGGTtaggaatgaaaaatatttatatagaaacaacaagtaaggaaaagttgaaaatgagacagtgagtaaaccctaattgttaatacAGAATAAGGCTTCCATGTAATATACTGCATATTTATGCAAGTTATGGCTCATTAATATCTAGTAGGTCAcagtcaaataaaattaatgaaattattaCCAAAGTGATGGTCCtcagattgttgctgatgggTCAATACCAGCACAAGCGAAACTGGCATATCATTtggttatgatggctggctcaggtCATAAAAtctgcatgaaggaaaaggtgACTAGGcatagtgcaaacaaacttGCATGCATCGACAGGGAGCTTTAGTTACATGAAAAATGCTAGTCAGGAACTAAGCTTTCACTAAATTTAgaacaggtttaactcttctatttaagctccTATAATCTCGCCTATAATCACTctatttgtattcttagttttatttacctgcaaaacagcatggagtgtgttttaacttttaagcGATTCCAAGATTCGCGACcagattcgttttttttttgtaatcttaAGAACGaacttcgtctctttttcgctttttcgaaacttgtaaacaaatcgaaagcagacgacactaatattctaattaatcATGCTTAAATAATtgagatatcgatagaaattattCCTAATCGACCCACTCCCCCCTAAAtccaaattgcaaaaaaaaacgataaaagcgCTCGGCATCTGCTGAACGGATCGGGATTTATTACGTCTCATTTAAGTTACTCTGAGTctgagccccccccccctcccctacACGGGACAAAGTAACGTAAAAATTTGCAAGAAACCCACAAGAAATTAGTTTTAGACCGAATCCGCCACAATAACCCTCCAGAACCGGAACACGAGAGGGAATAAATTCTTATTATGTGAAAGAAATGCGTATTTTACGGTAAATCTGAAACACCCGCTCAGTTTTCACTCCCGTGGTGCATCGTTTTGCCGGTTGGAGCGCTGCATGGAATGTGggttattttattcaaaaattgtacCAGTATATGCGTAACATTACTTCCTTACAGAAGGCAAGCTATCGCACAGAACTGATTGATCTTCACAGGTAGCCGAAGCTGAACGCCACTACTAACAATTTTATAGTTATAGCGGAGCTGGGTCTGTGTTAATAGTTTGGACGTACATCAGGAGCGAACGCGTCACCTTACGGTCACGAATCCAGCGCTGTACCATTACGCCCCCAACAGTATGTTCAACGGCAACTTCTAACTGAGATAAATCAGAAATTtgagaaataatcataaattgTAACTATACCGAAAttgtaataattattttacaaatgtgATACATTTTATAATTCTCATAACCAAATAATTGACTTCGTTCTTTTCagcaatcaaaaattttattgtgCTGGCCAATGCGCTTCAATGagaataaaatatattaaatAACCGATTACGACACCAATGTGAGGTATTACTACGGGAATCCAAAACCAGGTCCAGTCTCTGAAACTGCGAGTGAATAATGAGTCATAAAAGGCAACTTGCCAGCAGTAATTTAGGAAAAAATCTACTTAGACAAATAGTACCTAAAGACCTGGATTCCCCATCCAGCAAAGTAAGTCAAAATCCTAGGAGATAAATCGCGAGCAGGATTCGGAGAGCCACCTGTATTAAGTGAGAATCCAATAGCCAattccaaaaccaaaaatccaATATACAGGGCAACGAGCGGAAGCGGAATACGCATGTTCTGGGGATCGGTCAAAGCGGCCACACAGAGTGCAAGTAAGGCACTTCCAAaaagctgaaaaataaaaataaataataattaactgCCACtgttaaattgaaaaagagcCAGGAGCAAACCTGATCTATAATACATCCTGCGATGGAGACGTATGGCAAAGGGTATGTAGCAAAAATGGCAGCCAATCCCGGATCTTCGTTTGTGATGTAAAATTCGCCATTGCCTTTAAACATTATGGCGTCTAAAAGagaagtttgaaagaaaataaaataaaaacatttctctgACATAGTAC
Protein-coding regions in this window:
- the LOC124329169 gene encoding proteoglycan 4-like isoform X2, whose protein sequence is MKVLICIAIFGLMNVQIEAKRSSFHELLMSSKIADSCVGRCGQSETDPAMTCQCNPSCQTAGDCCSDFVSTCNTCATWGRCTAGNDPSWPCQCTAECADSNDCCPDYAYLCGGVGPTGTGTTIKTTTPSGGAGSCAGRCGQSGTDSTKPCQCNLSCQTYGDCCSDFNDICNSCQGRCSAAYNNKWPCQCNVDCPSYGNCCNDYSALCLAVTTTVKTTVSTTTIATTIPTTTISTTVPTTTILKTTTITPVTTTSTTTSSPESFTCPNDLFGKYPNPNDCKTFYECAAGQAHLMNCPPGLYYNPDLQVCDYLDNVPSCQ
- the LOC124329169 gene encoding proteoglycan 4-like isoform X1, which translates into the protein MKLTLSFVVACGLMSCALLVEAKSSNSFRELLMSSKIADSCVGRCGQSETDPAMTCQCNPSCQTAGDCCSDFVSTCNTCATWGRCTAGNDPSWPCQCTAECADSNDCCPDYAYLCGGVGPTGTGTTIKTTTPSGGAGSCAGRCGQSGTDSTKPCQCNLSCQTYGDCCSDFNDICNSCQGRCSAAYNNKWPCQCNVDCPSYGNCCNDYSALCLAVTTTVKTTVSTTTIATTIPTTTISTTVPTTTILKTTTITPVTTTSTTTSSPESFTCPNDLFGKYPNPNDCKTFYECAAGQAHLMNCPPGLYYNPDLQVCDYLDNVPSCQ
- the LOC124329182 gene encoding aquaporin-9-like; protein product: MAFTSALKLLKSSASAIYHRLYVRAFLAEFISTFAILAFVNGLIAQAVLTDGEKGSGVAPKWGAFVAAMSGILIACGASGAHSNPAFSLLFALRGILPWAKLPVYWIAQYLGAFCGAAAVLGVYWDAIMFKGNGEFYITNEDPGLAAIFATYPLPYVSIAGCIIDQLFGSALLALCVAALTDPQNMRIPLPLVALYIGFLVLELAIGFSLNTGGSPNPARDLSPRILTYFAGWGIQVFSFRDWTWFWIPVVIPHIGVVIGYLIYFILIEAHWPAQ